A DNA window from Impatiens glandulifera chromosome 7, dImpGla2.1, whole genome shotgun sequence contains the following coding sequences:
- the LOC124909609 gene encoding anthocyanidin 3-O-glucosyltransferase 4-like yields the protein MKPFPTCMITDRFIPKIAVAAKRLDIRRVIFDGMGCLSLILIHQTEVSGILESDVELEQPFIVPGIPDRIEITKQQLPVFVYSNSTGMKEYKERLKEANRDAYGIIINSFDELELDYIHELRKLHHNRAWCVGPLSMSNNKSEMASRGDKASIDKNQCLKWLDGHESGSVIYVCLGSLSKMTLTQMLELGLALEASNRPFIWVIRETDGKEEIEKWLSDYEYEERICGRGILVRGWAPQVLILSHESIGGFLTHCGWNSTIEGISFGVPMITWPLFSEQFFNEKLVVQILGIGVGVGAKMSIFEFDEQKETLDYILVKREAILDAIGKVMGGDDDGEERRKRARKLGEAAKKATEEGGSSYHNINDFLRDIVKPQ from the coding sequence ATGAAGCCCTTTCCTACTTGCATGATAACCGACAGATTCATTCCTAAAATTGCAGTAGCCGCCAAGAGATTAGACATCAGGAGAGTCATCTTCGATGGAATGGGTTGTTTATCTTTAATATTGATTCATCAAACTGAAGTTTCTGGAATTCTTGAAAGCGATGTGGAATTAGAACAACCTTTTATCGTGCCAGGTATACCGGATAGAATTGAGATAACAAAACAACAGTTACCTGTTTTTGTATATTCGAATTCAACTGGAATGAAGGAATATAAAGAGAGGTTAAAAGAAGCAAATCGCGATGCGTACGGGATTATAATCAACAGTTTCGATGAGTTAGAACTGGATTACATCCACGAATTACGAAAATTGCATCACAACAGAGCATGGTGCGTTGGACCATTGTCCATGTCAAATAACAAGTCGGAGATGGCGAGTAGAGGGGACAAAGCATCAATTGACAAGAACCAATGTCTGAAATGGCTCGATGGTCATGAATCAGGGTCAGTAATCTATGTATGTTTAGGGAGTCTGAGTAAAATGACGCTAACTCAGATGTTAGAACTTGGTCTGGCATTGGAGGCATCGAACCGTCCTTTCATTTGGGTAATTCGAGAAACAGATGGGAAGGAGGAGATTGAGAAATGGTTGTCAGATTATGAGTACGAGGAAAGGATATGTGGTAGAGGAATTCTAGTACGAGGATGGGCTCCCCAGGTACTAATTCTGTCTCATGAATCTATTGGTGGATTCTTGACGCATTGCGGTTGGAATTCGACTATTGAAGGGATAAGTTTTGGAGTTCCGATGATAACTTGGCCTCTTTTTAGTGAACAATTTTTCAATGAGAAGTTGGTCGTGCAGATTTTAGGAattggagttggagttggagcTAAAATGTCTATTTTTGAATTCGACGAGCAAAAAGAGACGCTAGATTATATTTTGGTGAAAAGGGAGGCGATATTAGACGCTATTGGGAAGGTGATGGGCGGCGACGATGACGGCGAGGAGAGGAGGAAACGAGCAAGGAAGTTGGGAGAGGCAGCGAAGAAAGCGACGGAAGAGGGTGGATCATCTTATCATAATATCAATGATTTTCTTCGAGATATAGTTAAGCCACAATAA